DNA sequence from the Poecile atricapillus isolate bPoeAtr1 chromosome 12, bPoeAtr1.hap1, whole genome shotgun sequence genome:
tgaaaaatttggcacagaaaagtgaaaattttatataaatatcatATTACATAATGAGACCCCAATTCTAGTCACATGCATGAAGACATAAAAATGatcagagattttaaaaattcatattctAATTAGGTTTGTTTCAATGATTTTTTAATAACTCACCTTGTACTTGTGGTGGTTGTTCTAATGTTGGGCATTGCACAAGACAGGCTTGATTGcacatttttcagctttctagCTTTAAATGCCAATGATTAAATACTATTAAAAGTGGACCTGTTTATAATTAATGGGAAGgatttttgtgattttaaaaaaatgtatagaATCTGTATTGTGTTTAAAATTAGAAGTTGCTATTTCTGTTAGTGCTGAAGATGGGCTGCTGACTAGCTTACATAATTAATAATTCCaaatactgttttatttatGCAGATTATTACTCTTTGTTTATTACCTCAATATATCTCTCTAACCTTATGATATGATGAAATGAGGTCCGAACAGACGGGAATTTGAGGAAATTTGgtattttcagtaatttttggATTTTCTAACTGATTTCTGAGCAACTTCACCCTCACTGTGTGAATTTATTTGTGCTACTCTGAGGTGAAACCTGCTGACGGTGGGAGTGTGGGGACCTTCTGAGGGTTTGGGCTGGTGAGATAACACCAGTTTTATCTCTCTTTATCTGTGTCCTCCAGGGTTCCATCTCTACAACAAGCTGCCTTCCGTCGTTCCCGAAAGCTGTTTGTTGATATTTGTGGGGCTCATCATGGGGGGAATCATCTATGGGCTAAATGATAGGTCACCACCAGTGATGGACAGCGACATCTTCTTCCTCTACCTTCTGCCCCCCATCGTGCTGGACGCCGGCTACTTCATGCCCAGCCGCCCCTTTTTCGAGAACATCGGCACCATCCTGCTCTACGCGGTGGTGGGCACCATCTGGAACGTGTTTGGGATCGGCTTTTCCCTCTATGGGATCTGCCAGGTGAaagccttccagctgcaggatgTGTCCCTGCTGCACAACCTCCTGTTCGGCAGCCTCATCGCCGCCGTCGACCCCGTGGCCGTGCTGGCCGTCTTTGAGGAGATCCACGTCAACGAGAAGCTGCACATCCTGGTTTTTGGGGAATCGCTCCTCAACGATGCCGTGACTGTGGTAAGGACCAGCCTGAACTGGGGCATTTAACCCGCAGAGGATGGTGCTGAGTGATGAGATGGGAGAGCTCAACCTgcagaaaaggagactcagggaAGACTTAATTTCCCTCTACAGCTCCTTGAAATGAGGTGGGGTTTGGTCTTTTCTCCCAGGgcgacaggatgagaggaaatggtctcaagcgtcaccaggggaggtttagattggctATCGGGGAAAATCTCTTCATGGAAAAGGCAGTCAAGcattggcacaggttgcccaggcaagtggtggagtcaccacatctgtgaatatttaaaaaccatgtggatgtggcacctggggttTAGTGATGaacatggcagtgctgggttaatggttggacttgatgattttggagggcttttccaacctcaatgattctgtgatttgttaAGGGAAAAGGCATCAACAACCCCTTCTAGCAGAGGACTCCTGGTCCAATTCTCTGGCCTGAGGTCCTGGGCAGCATTCAGGGGAACTTAGAGCTTTTCAGGTTTCTCTTTGACTCCATGTCTGGGGACAGAAATGTCCGTGAGGGCTTCAGCAGTCCCCTGGTGGGAGCCAGACCTCCTGGGCAGGAGGTGATGCTGCACTTGTAGAAATCCCAGTGGTGTATTTGGTGTCAGGAACACATCTGGTGAACATCCAGTTAACAGCTGTTCCCTCTTTCCCCCACAAGGTGCTCTACAAGCTCTTCCGCTCTTTCTGTGAGATGTCGACCATCAAAAGCGTGGATGTTTTTGCTGGGGTTGGAAAATTCTTCGTGGTTGGGCTGGGAGGAGTTTTAGTGGGGCTGAGTTTTGGGTTCACCGCCGCCTTCACCACGCGCTTCACCAAGGACATCCGAGTCATCGAGCCCCTCTTCGTGTTCCTGTACAGCTACCTGTCCTACCTCACTGCAGAGATGTTCCACCTCTCCGGGATCGTGGCGTAAGTgaggcccagcagctcctctctccaggaAAACTCCATGCCTCTATTCACtgaaaaatacccaaaaacattttaaaatttggaaaTCTCTGTATGACAAGGAGCAGGGCCCTCGCCAAGTGTCGCTCTGTTTCCCAAAGTGAACGTCGATGGCTGATGGTGGATTTATGTAGGTTATTGAGGAATGTTTATTTGAGctccatgggttttttttggaaaggtTGGGTGTTCCAACAGTGAGATGTCTGGTAGGTTTGGCAGAGCTGGAAGAAGTTTCTTAgcttattttgttattttccaCATGGCCCAGTCAAAACCAACATGGAAAGAGTTACAAAGAGGATTTAGTCAGCTCCTTGGAAAGGTTTGGTctcaggtttgcagcacatctgtTCTCACATCCCCTTCCCCATCTGCATGTCCGGCCTGGCAGCCCTTGGTGTGACAGATCAGTGAGTGATGGGATGGGAACTGAAGCCTGAAATATTCCTGCTTTGTGGGAGCAGAGGATTCTAATGGAAACCTCTGCTTTGGAGGGTCTGACTTGGCTCCAGAAGCTCAGACACAGCTCATGTCTGGCCTCAGGTGTCAACCAACACATCTGTCTCCAATAACACTGGGAATCTGCTGGCCAATTTCAGCCAAAGCTGTCAGAGATCATtcagttaatttaattttctttcaacgGGGTAGATCTTTCAGTAAAATGAGTAATTTTAGGCCAGATCCTTCAGATTTAAGAGACTAATTAAGCATTGTGCTTACCTCGTTGGACATCTCACTGTCAGAGCAGATGCTGAGACAGAAGTAGCCAGAAAGACCCCAATGCTCACCAAAATCTCACCTtggaaaggagagagagagagaaaaaccgGAGGGATCCAGCCCTCCTGGATTCTGTGGGCTGGTATCTATTGGTTGTGCTTCTCCTACCCAAACTGAGTCAGCTGGTGCTGAGGATCACAATCATTTAATATTCCCCCAAAGACACCAAAATGCACCTACCCTGCATCAGTGGCTGCAGTGTAAACAACTGTGCAGCTGATGAGaatgaagataaaaagaaaataaaacaaaagaagtgggctcccagctcagcacagaagTATCTGGGAGATCTATTTTAAAACTAATGATGTTGCTTTGGATATAAACCATTCCTGCATCTTGCAGATTTTGTTTCCTCAGCTGGTTAATAGGAGCAATATTTGAGTGTTACTGAAAACAATTCCAGCTCTGGGAATAGGTAGGAAAAACCTATTTATAGGAGTGCAAGACAGAACAGTGAAATAAATATGCTGCATAATCATCGTGGAGCAGAAAACATTCAATCCTAATGGTGTCTCTTTCTATCAATCACAATCTGCTGTACCCATTATGGAACCCATTTGCTGTTCTTTtgaataatgcatttttttctaaagcaaaacaatggCAAAGGCAGCTGATTCCTGCACTGTGCCCTTCTAATTGCCAAATTATAAATGCCTCTCTTATAGATCTGGAGTTCAAACAATTCATTCTGTTGTGGCCAGGGAATACTGTATTATAAGAAGCAGCTTTTGgctgtttgtttctttgaaaaataatttgattgcCAAAAACTCAATTCTACATAGtccaaaaaatagaaaaaatctgaatacAGCTCAGTCTGTGAAATGGCTCAGCAAATTGGTTTTagtttgattttttcctttcttattctccttttttttttttttttcccctgccccTTGCCTTGGTGGCAATGTCCATCTTTAGCCAGGACAAGAAAAGTTTATTCCCTTTCTGTGACCCTGCTGCCATCCCCTGTCTGTTCTCCAACACGCATTCCCAAACCACAGCTCTGGAAGTTACTTGCCCATAAATACTTGGATTTCTTCGTTTTTAGCTGCAACTGTTTTCTCCACTATTTATTGAGGCAGACACAGAAACTgaagaatttattattttttttcagtctgtggtTCAGTTCCTGTTGCTCTTTCTGGCAAAGCAGGTCAGACCTAAAAAGGATAAATCAAACCAGACTTgtattagaatatttttttgttctggtaCATTTTCTTAGGAGATGAGAGATGTGAACCTAAACATTTGGTGAAAAAGGGATTTGAATCTtggtctcctgctgctggatgACAGAGGATCCCATTCCTCAGCAAAAGCATTGTGGCTTTCCATGTTCTGACCTTTCCTGTCCTCTGCTTTTGCCACAAATCCTCTCCCTAAAGCCCACTTTTGAATTCAAACAGACCCAAATGTTTGTGTCTTCAAAATAATGTGAGATGTTACTGAGATTCTGGGGTTAAACAGGCTATTTTCAGTGCAAAGCAGTAATTTCCTGACAGTTCTCTGAGTAGTTGATAGTTCTGGGTGAGCCACCACCTCTCTCAGCATCTTTCTTTGGGTCACTTACCTGTCCTGGTCCCAGCAGGTGTGACCAGGTCACACCCAGAGCCAGGGAGAAGCCAAAGTTCTGCTTCTCTCTTGGCTTTTCTGTGACCCAACATCGTGATGCTCCCTGTGGAGGTGGTTTTCAGTGCAATAAAAATATGGATGGCCTTACCAAACGGCACTGGAGGTCAGATCTTGGCAATTTAAAGCCCTTTTTCTATTCCTGCTGCAATATTTGgaacaaaaatgttttggtCCAgactaaaatataaaaaatggaGCTTCAGTGCTTCGAGTGCTCAATTGTTTTGACAGTCTGGGATTGCTGGCCTGAAAATGTATTGATTTGAAAAGCTGATGAATTAGGCTAATGCCATGTTCCCTGGAACTCGAAGAAGCAATTATCCATGAAAAATTGCCAGGCAATTGCTAGGCCAGAGTTTGGCAAAGTTAAAGAACTGGAAATGGTGTGTGGGGATGGGAAGAGTTGGGTGTTAGTTGGAGGTGTTGCTTTGTGCCCTGATAAAATGCAACATGTGATGAATTGTTTGTCTGTGAAAATCCACATTTGGACAGTTTCAGCAACCTATAAAGTATTTTACTGTCCTAGTGGTCCTGATACTCTTGGCCTGATGTAGGAAGTGAATCAGCCCTCAGTGAAATGTCTGCAAACACCCAAAACTTGATGaaacccactttttttttcataagtgATGTATTGATGTTTGTCTTAAGGTAGAAAAATGTATTGTTTCTTTTCCATTGTTCATTTTTCACTTCCTCAGCATCAtttcctgtgccatgggcaTGAAGCGTTACGTGGAGGCCAACATCTCCCTCAAGTCCCACACCACAGTCAAATACTTCATGAAGATGTGGAGCAGTGTGAGCGACACCctcatcttcatcttcctcGGAGTTTCCACCATCGGAGAAAACCACGAGTGGAACTGGCCCTACATTTGCTTCACGGttattttctgtctcatttgGAGGGCGCTTGGTAGGGGAAATTGCAGAACTTGATTTTTCATGTATGTTATTGTTCATGGCAGTGAGGGATGAGATTCCATTAGATGAGAGGGTGCTCTGTCCCTTCATCATCCTTTCCCGTCACTCTGCAGTGTGATTATTCCAGATGGGAATGCTAGGACTGGACTGGGACATTCCAGCCAAtgcttcctgctcctccacctTACTCAATCCCAAATCTTACATTTGGCTGCAGttccctgctctgtgcactCACTGGTGCTGGATAGAAGCTCTCATGAGTTCTATTTTATCCATGTCTCTTTTTTTGCCATGATCTTCCTTTGCCCTCCTTCGTTGCCATGATCTCCTCTTCCATTGCAGTGTTTTTCTTGGTATTCTCCCAACAGGAGGGAATCTGTAGGTACAGAACTTGGGGTGAGAGATGCATGAAAATCCTCTGACCCCATATTCTGAATTGGGGCAGTTTAAGGGATTTAATTAATAACAAGCCATGTACAGCAGCATCCTTCACTGGGAAACTGGAGGAACATTCCAGTAGCTGTCCTGGGTAGATGAAATTTGGGATGTAAGGGATGCGAGGATGCTCCTGCACCTACTCAAGAATTTCAGGCCAGGGTTGAGAGTGGCAGAATTGGGGAATTGCTGAGGTTGGCAGGGGCCTGTGGAGATGATCTGCTCCAAgcccctgcctgagcagggtCAGGCAGGTaagattgtgtccagatggcttttgTTTATCTCCATGGATGGAGAgtctgcagcatccctggaaaACCTGTCAGGGTGTGTGACCAACCTCACAGCAATAAAGAGTCCAAGGCCTGGTGATAATGAGTAGCAAGACAGGAAAATACTCTCCTGATAACTGatctctgtattttctttagtCACAATTACAGTGAAAACCCAAGTCCTGGTTCCAGAATTCCCTGGAATCCCATTTTCATGCATTGAAAATGACCAGAAAAAATAGATGTGCTGTGTTTCCATTCTCCTCAGTTGCATCTTGTGCTGATTctgtgctgggagaggctggacCTCCACTTCTCTTACAGTGTTTGGCACCTAATGAGTGCAGAGTGCCTCAGTTAtggatatttttatatattaacaatatttgtgaaaataaCAGCTCCCATTTTTGGCAAAGAATTCCTGAGCTTAAAAACATTCAATGGAGGATTTATGTTTACAAACCAATGAGTCAAGCAGTGAACTTGAATTTGACAGACACCTCAAGAAATTGTTTAAATAGGTTAGGCTGTGATTAGCAAGGCAGAGCAGAATGGGGTTTATTAGCTGTTAGGACATGCCAAAGTTTGTTTTAATAACTGTGCACCATACTTGGAAATGTGCTCATTAGTCAGTTTTTTGTACATTCAAGTGTTTTATTACCATTAAGTGGTTTCTCTTAAATTATTTGCTCAGATAAAAGGAGTTCTCAgtgagtttgattttttttttttagttcaaaaATTCTTCATTGCAAGATAGAAGAAATATAGCAATGCTAGAaaagcaccccaaaaatcctcactAAACACAGCCCTTCTGAGAGCATCTTAAATTATGCAGCACATTATTAGGGGAGGGCTGAGGCTGCAGCCACCCTTTTCCAGTGAGAATCTCCCAGGAATTAAATAAGAACACACAAAGCAGGGTTGGAAATTGTCTGAGTGGTTCTGAACAGGGTGTTCCTGTCCTGCAGCACCTTCCTGGGGAGCTgtcaaggagctgggaggatcagaactgggaaggggctgcaccaagccaggctgggaaactcCTGCCTTGGAGATGGTGGTTGAGATTAAACTTTGACCTGCTTAGAGccatccagcagctctggattaattaattaataattaataattggatagtagggaaaatttcttcatggaaagggctgccaaacattggaatgggctgcccagggcagtggtagAGACAacagccctggaagtgtccaaaaaACGTGTGGgtgtggcatttggggacatgggttagtggtggccttggcagtgctggaggaatGATTGGACTTGATGGctttggagggcttttccagtcTTAACAATTccaggattctgggattctggaggTGCTTGAGGCACTGATCCAGAAAAGGGAGGTGCCTCCACATTTCCttgcaggatttggggatttttgggcagtgctgggattgGTGTGTAAACTGTACCCCAGTCCTTCATAGAACACTCTCAGTGCTTTACATATTTGAGAAATGATTCTGCTGAAATCTGGGGAATTCCTTTGGTATGAGGAAGATcatctaaaaaggaaaatagagcCCTTGCATGGCAGCACTGGGGCTCTGCTGATATCCAAGCCCTGGGGAGAtttcctcctgctctttccCAAGGTATCTGCAggagaaaatacattttgctcAGAATGATTAATTGTATGTCATCTCTTGGAGCAAACTGGCCTTGAATTAGTTTAGGGAATGCTAATAATAATTTATGAGGAAGGATTAAATTAAGACAAAGGCCAGGATATCAGCTCAAGTAAATTTCATTGCTTTAAATCATTGGCACTGCCTGAGCTGTAGAGTAGGGGTGGATGTGATCTGAGGGaggctttgttttatttattttttaagttgcAAAGAACCTTGACACCCAAGTGCTTCCCATCTGCTGGTCTGGGCACCAGTTGTGCAGAGCTCCAGATATGGGGAAGGTGTCACAAGGTTTCCTATTCCCAAACATCCccagctttttgttttcttcaaacTCCTCCAGTGTACAGTCAAAATTCAGCTATTTTTAGCTGTAGGTGTGTGGGAAGATGTTTGATATGTACATAATAAATgcactgtttttatttcttttacaaaCACCCTCTAGAAAAGCAACAGTGCTGTGGCTCCAGCTAATTCCTAACGAAAGTCGGTGACAGGAGGTGCCATCAGTTCCCAAAAAGGCTTTTAATCTTCGGGAAATGGGATGTTTATCACTTCCATTGGTATTAAAATCATGGCCTCCTGATTTAAGGCCTGACTTTTTGTACCTTTCTGCATCTGTTTGTGCATTTGCAAATGGCTGTAAATCACAGCAATTGCTGTGTCACCTCAATTTGTACAGTATAAATCTGAGGGAAAGAAATAACATTAACACAGGTGGAATATAGCTACTTATCCAAGATACTGCTTGGAAACTTTGGCAAATAGGAGGGCAATTTGTGGCTAAGTTGTTGCTGATGATTTGCCTCAAAAGCATTTGTAACCTCAGCAATTCAGTCATTTGTTATCACCAATTAGAATAAATCAGTTAATATTTCGGACTGTAGCCAGTCAATATTTGTAATCCGTCAAATTAGAATATGTTGGGGATTAAGTTTTATCTGGACAAAGCAAATTTCAACCTGTTGGATCCAACCAGAACAAAAATTCTCtggtgggatattgggaatgtTCCCCCTTGTGCCCTGGCTAGTTCCTTGTGGTTGGTGTTTACCAATTCCATGATGTTTTACTGGAACTTGTAGGATAATGAGTTTTCTCTAATTGTTCTGTTTGATTGATGTGCCTCAATCTACCTTCCTGCTTTCCAGGGGTTCTTGTGCTGACTTTCTTTGTGAACAGATTTCACGTGAACACCATCACCAGTAAGGACCAGTTCATCATTGCCTACGGGGGGCTCCGAGGGGCCATTTGCTTCTCTTTGGTTTTCCTGCTGCCTGACTTCCACAGGAAAAAGCTCTTTATTGCAGCAACAACTGTCGTCATCCTCTTCACCGTGTTTGTACAGGTAAAACCAGTATTGGGCACAGACTGGGGATTAGGTCCCCTCCAGGAATCTGATGGAGAAGGTTCCCTCATGCTGGGGCTGTAAGTTCTGGTGCTCCAACAGTGAGTTTGAAGGAATTGTGGTGCTCCAGGGCtcgggagcagcagcagctctcagcatTGCTGTGACATCTAGTGGTAAAACCATTCCTGCAGCTTTCTGTGGGATGGGGGTCTTGGAtgtctccctgctcctctctgaCCAGCAGCAGGTCTCTAAGGGCAAACACAGACACATTTGAAGGAGGATGTGGTGGAAAAACTGGGGTTGTCTGGTGCTGAAGTGATCAAAGCCAATGTCCACCTGCTGTTTATCCCAAAAAGTAAAGAGTGGGTCTCCACATGACTGAAGTGAGTGGGATGTGGAGGTTTGGGAAAGATCTCATGGAGGAAAACTCCCTGTGAGCTCCTGGTCAAGGACATGAGGTCCATGAGGAGCTGCTGACCAGGAGccaccctcctcctgccctgggatgTGTCCAGTCACCTCTGGGAGATGGTGGcttgtggtgccagctgccaagTGGCCCTGTGGCTGAGCATCACCGTCAGAGCAAAtcccttctgcttttcctgactGAACCCCTCAGGTGGGTTGGGGttgatttttcttccccaaGTCCACCTAAATCctcatcctgagctggaagagtgGTGGAGGAAGGATCAGAGTGTGTTGTGCCAACGGGATCAGAGCTGGGAGCCGCAGGGCAGTGGGACTGGGCACAGCCTCAGCCCAAAAGGAGAGAGCAGGGGCCAGGCCAGGGAGGGGGGTGCGCTTAGGTGGAGCTTGACAAGTTTTAAGATGCAAATTTGGGTGAGAAATTGAAAAGCCCCGGTCCCCAGGCACGTCTGCTCATGCTGAGCCACTCTTGAGCCTCACACAAAGGTTGTTCtaaggcagcagctccaggctttgGGAAATCCTTCCCGGGGCCAGGAAAAAGGGCTTTTGTGTAACCTCAAAGCTCAGCTGGTGATGTCATCCCCGTGCAAAAGGGTGAGAGTGAAACAAGGTCCCCGTGTCACCGGGGAGACCCCCTGACCTTCAGCCATTCACGGGAACATTGTGtctgcagaggggctgtgctggggctccaGGGATCTGCAGGGCCCACCACAAGAacaggggcaggaaaaaaacaggaaaattacttaaaacctgaggcagagggatgtTGCTGGAGGTCAGCACAGAAAAGGTGGGTAAATGTAACAGAACCTTCAAAAACCTGGGTTTGGAAATCAAGtttgtggtgctgctgccagacaCATCGATGGATACATTATTGAGGACAAGATATTTTTTACCATTTCAGAGTCTTTCATGGCCACTGTGtgtggaaagggaaagagaaatattGTTTGTGAAACAACTTTTGTGCATAGTGGacatttttgttcttgttttgcaaatgttttcttgtttatgcaaaatgttttctttatattcACAGTGATCTCAATATAGGCTTGGTGGGGAATGTCTGTGTTAAAATAGGACAGAAACCAAGGCAGAGGAGATTTGAGCCCTTTAAGGCTGGTTTGGGCCAGGAAAGCATCTTGTCAGAGCTCAGACCCTCCACATCCTATGACTCCCTTGTaaatcctgctcctgctggctggGAACCCTCGTGCCACAGAGGAATGAGCATCCCTTGAGCAGTTTGGCTTGGTGACCTGTGGCTCTTTCAGTGCATTGCACAAGCCAGGAAACTCCTCTCTTTCAGCCTTCCTAACCCAGTTGCATAAGGCTCTTCCCACAACAAGCCTGGTTAATCATTTTGAGGAAGGTGACTGAGCCATTGTCAAGTCCTCAGTGCTTCCAAGCAGGCTGGACATGTGCCACTTAGACCAGGAAATTCCCCGGGGAGCTCTCTGGGCTTGTCTGGAATGTCACAACCACCCCTCACATTGTTCTGACTCTTGGTGTGGTTTTAAAATCAAATCCTGTTGGAAGTTCTCTCTCTCAACTTACTGGCCCCTGACCTCTGCCACGAAATTCTGAGCAAACATAATAATTGCGAGGGGGGGAGGTTGTTTGATGCCTGCATTGTCCCACTGGATTTCTGGAGGTGGAAAATGTTGTGTGAGCTGTGACAGAGCCGTCAGACACTCCCTGGGATGAGTTATCCCTggtgggaggaggagcagcacaggggaccTGCAGGTGTGATGTGAAATGATGTGTGGCCTGGAATGACACATGGGATTCCCCTAAGAGTCCCAAATGCTGCTTTAAAATAGAAACAACTGTGGCTGATTATCCAGGAAGGCAAGAGGCCAAATTGCACAGTCTCTGCTTAATTTTTGTAATATCtattattttggaatttttgagTTCTGTGTTATTGACTCTGAATAGCGACACATTTTTTATTGCTATTAGCTATTAAAATGACACATTAATTGTTTCTGCAATTAAAAATGTGTTCAACTCTCCTCCGTGCCAGCATCTGTGACATTCAGAAGTCATAAACATCAACTACTCCATCATTTTTGCTGAAAACATGTCCTAGGAAAGTCATTTCATACGGAAGTCGGACTAAGAAACACATCACAGCAGCATTTTAGTTCTCTCACGGGGCTTAAAGGATATTAAAACTTTTCCCTTGACCCTTTCCACCTGGTGGATGCTTTGATTAGGAAACTTAGGCACTGGCTGGCCATCAAAGATCGCTGGAGTTATGGTGTGTGA
Encoded proteins:
- the LOC131583417 gene encoding sodium/hydrogen exchanger 2-like; translated protein: MLASLAKIGFHLYNKLPSVVPESCLLIFVGLIMGGIIYGLNDRSPPVMDSDIFFLYLLPPIVLDAGYFMPSRPFFENIGTILLYAVVGTIWNVFGIGFSLYGICQVKAFQLQDVSLLHNLLFGSLIAAVDPVAVLAVFEEIHVNEKLHILVFGESLLNDAVTVVLYKLFRSFCEMSTIKSVDVFAGVGKFFVVGLGGVLVGLSFGFTAAFTTRFTKDIRVIEPLFVFLYSYLSYLTAEMFHLSGIVAIISCAMGMKRYVEANISLKSHTTVKYFMKMWSSVSDTLIFIFLGVSTIGENHEWNWPYICFTVIFCLIWRALGVLVLTFFVNRFHVNTITSKDQFIIAYGGLRGAICFSLVFLLPDFHRKKLFIAATTVVILFTVFVQGMTIRPLVDLLAVKRKRESAPTVGEQIHIRFLDHLLAGIEDISGHWGQYYWKDKLEYFNSKYLQKILLREYDQPKSSIVLLYEKLERKHAIELAQAGQLGHGPAHPSFLTVITDQKLEDTPNPDVLDNMQEILARNLYRIRRTGPAYNRHTLPGDSEPTERAKEILILRHKSLLVEVSGSDSCSSRKEPAS